From a region of the Streptococcus ruminantium genome:
- a CDS encoding GntR family transcriptional regulator — protein MKVPKYQLVQNDLRQQIISGKFENGDKFYTEAELTRLFNVSSITVIRAVNELVKDGYLVRQQGKGTFVSRSRKGRLVEFSDIEIFSMDKDTVLVLSCEKGNKSDILEKLNLDKNDFYYKIIRIRSTENTPYILHNSYIPQRYIQNPDAPLEHYQSIYQRFKLDYNIHMSEEPFIETNEIINPCPKEVAQYLNLKSTEPVVLQNKTTTNNASGEVMEYTETYKHWKYYKFEIIANRR, from the coding sequence ATGAAAGTACCTAAGTATCAACTTGTACAAAATGACTTACGACAACAGATTATCTCTGGTAAATTTGAAAATGGTGACAAATTTTATACAGAAGCTGAGTTAACCAGATTATTTAACGTTAGCTCCATCACTGTTATCCGTGCGGTAAATGAGTTGGTTAAAGACGGCTACCTCGTTCGCCAACAAGGTAAAGGAACCTTTGTATCACGCTCACGCAAAGGACGTCTTGTGGAATTTTCTGACATTGAAATCTTCTCAATGGACAAAGATACCGTCCTTGTCCTTTCATGCGAAAAAGGCAATAAATCTGATATTCTCGAAAAACTCAATCTGGACAAAAATGATTTTTACTACAAAATTATTCGTATCCGCTCGACAGAAAACACTCCCTATATCCTCCATAACTCATATATCCCACAACGATATATCCAAAATCCAGATGCCCCACTTGAACACTACCAATCCATCTACCAACGCTTTAAGCTAGACTATAATATTCATATGTCCGAAGAACCATTTATAGAAACAAATGAAATTATCAATCCCTGTCCGAAAGAAGTTGCTCAATACTTAAACTTGAAATCGACAGAACCTGTTGTCCTCCAAAACAAGACAACGACAAACAATGCCAGTGGCGAAGTGATGGAATATACTGAGACCTATAAGCATTGGAAATACTATAAATTTGAGATTATAGCTAATCGCCGCTAA
- a CDS encoding PTS sugar transporter subunit IIA, whose translation MTKSLVLVSHGLFCEELKKSTEMIMGPQEDIYTVALLPEEGPEDFQRKFEETIARLEEFVVFADLLGGTPANVVSRKLLEGEQFDLYAGMNMPMVIGFLNGVLLGESVDYVDFGTSNLIHVNSLLMTSDEEE comes from the coding sequence ATGACTAAAAGTTTAGTATTAGTAAGCCACGGTCTCTTCTGTGAAGAGCTAAAAAAATCTACTGAGATGATAATGGGACCTCAAGAGGATATCTATACAGTAGCTCTTTTACCCGAAGAGGGTCCAGAGGACTTCCAGAGAAAATTTGAAGAGACCATTGCAAGACTAGAAGAATTTGTTGTATTCGCAGATTTGTTAGGGGGTACTCCTGCAAATGTTGTATCTCGTAAGTTGCTGGAAGGTGAGCAGTTCGATCTCTATGCCGGAATGAATATGCCGATGGTTATCGGTTTCTTGAATGGCGTTCTTCTCGGTGAGTCTGTAGACTATGTGGACTTTGGTACAAGTAACCTTATCCATGTCAATAGCCTCTTGATGACTAGCGATGAAGAGGAGTAA
- a CDS encoding glycoside hydrolase family 35 protein, whose product MKEFCIKEQFYLNGEAFKILSGAIHYFRVHPDDWYHSLYNLKALGFNTVETYIPWNMHEPRKGEFHYEGILDVERFLKLAQELGLYAIVRPSPYICAEWEWGGLPAWLMKEEVRVRSSDSAYLQHVDEYYASLLPKLAKLQLAQGGNILMFQVENEYGSYGEEKEYLRAVNNLMRKYGLTAPFFTSDGSWHATLRAGTLIEDDVFVSGNFGSKAKENFAVLQAFFAEHGKRWPLMCMEFWDGWFNRWGEEIIRRDPDEMVDSVMECLELGSLNLYMFHGGTNFGFMNGCSARGQIDLPQVTSYDYDAILDEAGNPTKKFFVLQSRLKTVFPELEYAEPLVKEMTAFPKVTLKDKVSLFAALDYVSDCKMSFYPQNMEKLGQSTGYILYRTKLERDKVGTEILRVIDARDRIQVYADGRWIATQCQSEIGENIELEFEKDQLELAILVENMGRVNYGHKLTAPTQSKGLGRGAMVDLHFIGHWETYLLPFDSIENLDFSRGWEKGQPAFYLYEFELDDLTDTYLDMTGFGKGAVFVNNINIGRFWEKGPILYLYIPKGYLKKGVNEIIVFETEGRYRESITFSQKPVYKDVETL is encoded by the coding sequence ATGAAAGAATTCTGTATTAAAGAACAATTCTATTTAAATGGTGAAGCCTTTAAGATTTTATCTGGAGCAATTCATTATTTTCGAGTTCATCCTGATGATTGGTACCATTCTTTGTATAATTTAAAAGCCTTGGGGTTTAACACAGTTGAAACCTATATTCCTTGGAACATGCACGAACCACGGAAAGGAGAATTTCATTATGAAGGGATACTGGATGTTGAGCGATTTTTAAAATTAGCTCAAGAACTGGGACTTTATGCAATTGTACGTCCTTCTCCTTATATCTGTGCAGAATGGGAATGGGGAGGTCTTCCTGCTTGGTTGATGAAGGAAGAAGTAAGAGTACGTTCGAGTGACTCTGCGTACTTACAGCACGTGGATGAATATTACGCTTCTCTACTTCCTAAGTTAGCTAAACTTCAGCTTGCACAGGGTGGAAATATTCTCATGTTTCAAGTGGAAAATGAATATGGTTCTTACGGTGAGGAGAAGGAGTATCTGCGAGCCGTTAACAACTTGATGAGAAAATATGGCTTGACAGCTCCCTTTTTTACCTCAGATGGTTCTTGGCATGCCACACTTCGAGCTGGGACCTTGATAGAGGACGATGTCTTTGTCTCTGGAAACTTTGGTTCTAAGGCTAAGGAAAATTTTGCTGTCTTGCAAGCATTTTTTGCTGAACACGGAAAAAGGTGGCCGCTCATGTGTATGGAATTTTGGGATGGGTGGTTCAATCGTTGGGGTGAGGAGATTATTCGGCGAGATCCTGATGAGATGGTTGATTCGGTTATGGAATGCCTTGAATTGGGTTCATTGAATCTTTATATGTTCCACGGTGGAACAAATTTCGGCTTTATGAATGGTTGTTCAGCTCGTGGTCAAATTGATTTGCCGCAAGTGACTTCTTATGATTATGATGCTATTCTGGATGAAGCTGGAAATCCGACTAAGAAATTCTTTGTCTTACAGTCTCGTTTGAAGACAGTCTTTCCGGAGTTAGAATATGCCGAACCACTTGTTAAAGAAATGACAGCTTTTCCGAAGGTAACTCTTAAAGATAAAGTAAGTTTGTTTGCTGCGCTAGATTATGTAAGCGATTGCAAAATGAGTTTTTACCCTCAAAACATGGAGAAACTTGGTCAATCAACAGGTTATATTCTGTATAGGACAAAATTAGAACGGGATAAAGTTGGAACAGAAATTCTCCGCGTGATAGATGCGCGTGATCGTATTCAAGTTTATGCAGATGGTCGATGGATTGCGACTCAGTGTCAGTCCGAAATTGGCGAAAATATTGAGTTGGAATTTGAGAAAGATCAACTAGAATTGGCCATTTTGGTGGAAAATATGGGACGTGTCAACTATGGTCATAAGCTGACAGCTCCAACACAATCGAAAGGATTAGGTCGAGGAGCCATGGTGGACTTGCATTTCATTGGTCACTGGGAGACCTACTTATTGCCATTTGATTCCATCGAAAATCTTGATTTCAGTCGGGGATGGGAGAAAGGTCAACCTGCTTTTTATCTATATGAGTTTGAGTTGGATGATTTGACTGATACTTACCTAGACATGACAGGTTTTGGTAAGGGAGCTGTATTTGTTAATAATATAAATATTGGACGTTTTTGGGAAAAAGGACCGATCCTCTATCTCTATATTCCAAAAGGATATCTAAAGAAAGGAGTGAATGAGATAATCGTCTTCGAGACGGAGGGAAGATATAGAGAGAGTATTACTTTTTCGCAGAAACCTGTTTATAAAGATGTAGAGACACTTTAA
- a CDS encoding PTS system mannose/fructose/sorbose family transporter subunit IID, protein MTNSNYKLTKEDFNQINKRSLFTFQLGWNYERMQASGYLYMILPQLRKMYGDGTPELKEMMKLHTQFFNTSNFFHTIITGIDLALEESDGVASKDAVNGIKTGLMGPFAPIGDSIFGSLVPAIMGTIAATMGKEGSPIGIFLWVAVAIGYDIFRWKQLEIAYKEGTKLITTMRDRLTALVDAASVMGVFMMGALIATMINFEVTWAPAIGEKTIDIQDLLNQIFPRLVPALFTGFVFWLLGRRGMTSTKAILLIIVLALAFSAIGHFGFGMA, encoded by the coding sequence ATGACGAACTCTAATTATAAACTGACAAAAGAAGATTTTAATCAAATTAACAAACGTAGCTTATTTACTTTCCAACTTGGTTGGAACTATGAGCGTATGCAGGCTTCAGGCTACCTTTATATGATTTTGCCACAATTGCGTAAAATGTATGGAGATGGTACACCGGAGTTGAAAGAGATGATGAAACTTCATACGCAGTTCTTTAATACCTCCAATTTTTTCCATACGATTATCACAGGTATTGATCTTGCTTTGGAAGAAAGCGACGGTGTAGCTTCTAAGGATGCGGTTAACGGTATTAAGACTGGTTTGATGGGACCGTTTGCGCCTATTGGGGATTCCATCTTCGGTTCATTGGTGCCAGCTATCATGGGAACGATTGCAGCTACTATGGGTAAAGAAGGCTCTCCGATAGGGATTTTCCTTTGGGTGGCAGTGGCCATTGGTTATGATATTTTCCGTTGGAAACAACTAGAGATTGCCTATAAAGAAGGTACCAAGCTTATTACTACCATGCGTGATCGTTTGACAGCTCTTGTTGATGCAGCATCTGTAATGGGAGTCTTTATGATGGGAGCTTTGATTGCAACAATGATTAACTTTGAAGTGACCTGGGCTCCGGCCATTGGTGAAAAAACGATTGACATTCAAGACTTGCTCAATCAGATTTTTCCACGTCTGGTTCCAGCGCTCTTCACAGGTTTTGTCTTCTGGTTGCTCGGTCGTCGTGGGATGACCTCAACTAAAGCAATCTTGCTTATCATTGTTCTTGCGCTTGCGTTTTCAGCAATTGGACATTTTGGATTTGGTATGGCATAA
- the ntdP gene encoding nucleoside tri-diphosphate phosphatase produces the protein MKLPKEGDFITIQSYKHDGGIHRTWRDTMVLKTTENAIIGVNNHTLVTENDGRRWVTREPAIVYFHKKYWFNIIAMIRENGVSYYCNLASPYTLDNEALKYIDYDLDVKVFADGEKKLLDVDEYERHRKAMNYSDDIDFILKESVKILVDWINHQRGPFSPAYVNIWYKRYLELRSR, from the coding sequence GTGAAATTACCAAAAGAAGGCGACTTTATTACAATTCAAAGTTATAAACATGACGGTGGAATTCATCGCACTTGGCGTGACACCATGGTATTAAAGACAACGGAGAATGCAATCATTGGGGTGAATAACCATACTTTGGTGACTGAAAATGATGGTAGACGTTGGGTAACGAGAGAGCCAGCAATCGTTTATTTTCATAAAAAATACTGGTTCAATATCATAGCAATGATTCGTGAAAATGGGGTTTCCTATTATTGCAATCTTGCTAGTCCTTATACTTTAGATAATGAAGCACTCAAGTATATTGACTATGATCTTGATGTTAAGGTCTTTGCCGATGGTGAAAAAAAATTGCTTGATGTCGATGAGTATGAGCGTCATCGCAAGGCTATGAACTATTCGGACGATATTGATTTTATTTTGAAGGAAAGTGTAAAGATACTGGTTGATTGGATCAATCATCAGCGTGGTCCTTTCTCTCCTGCCTATGTCAATATCTGGTATAAGCGCTATTTAGAACTGAGAAGTAGATAA
- a CDS encoding DUF960 domain-containing protein — protein MAFEQTNGRYASFGVVTSLPGEVIDSFWYIIDHYLKGVIPLKNVIRFTIKNRQGKITLVFSQEGYKNAIAVDLSSRFDPFYPSTILVMDKQGKETITLPDEVTLL, from the coding sequence ATGGCCTTTGAGCAAACAAATGGACGCTATGCAAGTTTTGGTGTGGTTACATCGCTTCCAGGAGAAGTGATTGATAGTTTTTGGTACATCATTGATCACTATTTAAAAGGAGTTATTCCTTTAAAAAATGTTATCCGGTTCACCATTAAAAATCGTCAGGGAAAGATTACCTTGGTTTTCTCTCAAGAGGGGTATAAAAATGCGATTGCTGTTGACTTGAGTAGTCGATTTGATCCCTTCTATCCATCAACGATTTTGGTGATGGACAAGCAGGGAAAAGAGACAATTACTTTACCTGATGAGGTCACTTTGCTATAA
- a CDS encoding GntR family transcriptional regulator — protein MVRQVVEKPLYLQLVDELEVAIRDRMAPNDKLFSERELTQVYGVSRITVRLALQELEKRGLVYKKHGKGTYVSEISKAAVDLSQAYSFTEQMKEIGKVPRTSILSFELVKATDYIAQHLQVSFGEEVLEIERLRLADEVPMMLERTYVPVSLFSGLTAQRMKEKPLYEIFSEDYGQTIRLAEEEFYASIALDNEAKILGIPSNAPVLHLVRKTYNDKNRMIEFTFSIARADQFRYKIIHQRGY, from the coding sequence ATGGTGCGTCAAGTTGTTGAAAAACCTCTTTATTTACAGTTAGTAGATGAATTAGAAGTGGCTATTCGTGACAGAATGGCTCCGAATGATAAGTTATTTTCAGAGCGTGAGCTGACGCAGGTTTATGGTGTTAGTCGAATTACGGTCCGTTTGGCTTTGCAGGAACTAGAAAAACGTGGACTAGTCTATAAGAAACATGGTAAGGGAACTTATGTGTCTGAAATTTCAAAAGCCGCGGTTGATCTATCTCAGGCTTATAGTTTTACTGAGCAGATGAAAGAGATTGGTAAGGTGCCGCGGACATCGATTTTATCTTTTGAATTGGTCAAGGCTACGGACTATATTGCACAACATCTACAGGTCAGTTTTGGGGAAGAGGTTCTTGAAATTGAAAGATTAAGACTTGCGGATGAGGTTCCAATGATGCTGGAACGAACCTATGTGCCGGTGTCACTATTTTCTGGATTAACAGCTCAACGAATGAAGGAAAAGCCTTTGTATGAGATTTTTTCGGAGGATTATGGACAGACCATTCGCCTGGCGGAGGAGGAGTTTTATGCTAGTATTGCGCTAGATAATGAAGCTAAAATATTAGGAATTCCTAGTAACGCTCCTGTACTTCATTTGGTTCGGAAAACCTACAATGATAAGAATAGGATGATAGAATTTACATTTAGTATAGCTAGAGCTGATCAGTTTCGTTATAAAATTATCCATCAAAGAGGCTATTAG
- a CDS encoding aldose epimerase family protein has protein sequence MIEVKEFGEKARLYCLKNKNGMYVTLTDFGARVVEVLLPVEDNGGLRNVSLAASSARHYRETDLYPGSTIVPVAGRISGARADINGTIYHFTENEPGRTLHGGIDTANQQYWDVELDHDKNQVTFGIVLKDGFNGFPGDVRVKAIYTLTNQNEVKIDYKAAADKDTIFNPTNHIYFNLTGDFQQSVAEHRIKIAANHYAPLGEDNLPMGVLEGVTGTPFDFRDFAPFAQGFDSQYPQNELVKGYDHPWLLEEVDIPVEVLSPDGKIGLSVRTNQSSVVIYTYNFPVTALAAYHGAFSLECQALPNACNQEGFGSILLKKDEPFLSQTVYRFIW, from the coding sequence ATGATTGAAGTAAAAGAATTTGGCGAGAAAGCTAGGCTCTATTGCTTGAAAAATAAGAATGGTATGTATGTTACACTGACGGATTTTGGTGCTAGGGTGGTAGAGGTGCTTCTGCCGGTTGAGGACAATGGAGGTTTGCGCAATGTTAGTCTAGCTGCTAGCTCAGCTAGGCATTATCGTGAGACAGACTTGTATCCCGGATCGACCATTGTTCCGGTAGCGGGACGAATTTCAGGTGCACGAGCTGATATAAATGGAACAATCTACCACTTTACAGAAAATGAACCGGGTCGCACCCTGCATGGTGGGATTGACACAGCTAATCAACAATACTGGGATGTTGAACTAGATCATGACAAAAATCAAGTAACCTTTGGGATTGTCCTGAAAGATGGTTTTAATGGCTTTCCAGGTGATGTGAGAGTGAAAGCGATCTATACTTTAACAAATCAGAATGAAGTGAAAATTGATTATAAAGCAGCGGCAGACAAGGATACAATTTTTAATCCGACCAATCATATCTATTTTAATCTGACGGGAGATTTTCAGCAGTCTGTAGCCGAACACCGTATTAAAATTGCTGCGAATCATTATGCTCCACTTGGGGAGGATAACCTACCAATGGGTGTCTTAGAAGGTGTGACGGGAACTCCGTTTGACTTTAGAGATTTTGCGCCTTTTGCTCAGGGATTTGATAGCCAATATCCCCAAAATGAGTTGGTAAAAGGTTATGACCACCCATGGTTATTGGAAGAGGTGGATATTCCGGTAGAAGTTTTGAGTCCAGATGGGAAAATTGGGCTTAGCGTTAGAACCAATCAATCATCGGTTGTTATCTATACCTACAATTTTCCTGTTACGGCTTTGGCGGCTTATCACGGTGCCTTTAGTCTAGAATGTCAAGCTTTGCCAAATGCTTGTAATCAGGAAGGATTTGGTTCTATTTTGCTGAAAAAGGATGAGCCTTTTTTATCTCAGACTGTTTATCGCTTTATTTGGTAA
- a CDS encoding DUF1912 family protein — protein MTKEHEFLKEFEAWVNTQVMVNEMAVEESRRVLEEDGDERAADAYIRYESKLDAYRFIQGKFANYHAGKGFHDLPDGLFGQKHY, from the coding sequence ATGACAAAAGAACACGAATTTTTAAAAGAATTTGAAGCTTGGGTCAACACTCAGGTCATGGTTAATGAGATGGCGGTGGAAGAAAGTCGGCGTGTGTTGGAAGAAGATGGAGATGAGCGAGCTGCGGATGCTTATATCCGTTACGAGAGCAAACTGGATGCCTATCGTTTCATTCAAGGGAAGTTTGCCAATTACCATGCAGGTAAAGGATTTCATGATCTACCAGATGGGTTATTTGGTCAGAAACATTATTAA
- a CDS encoding PTS mannose/fructose/sorbose/N-acetylgalactosamine transporter subunit IIC, whose protein sequence is MMQWWQILLLTLYSAYQICDELTIVSSAGSPIFAGFITGLVMGDMATGLAIGASLQLLVLGVGTFGGASRIDATSGAVLATAFSVSQGINPELAIATIGVPVAGLLVYTDILGRFTTTFFAHRVDAAIERFDYASIERNYLLGAIPWALSRALPVFLALQFGGGLVETLVATIEQPDYKWIAAGLTLASRMLPGLGFAILLHYLPLKRNLHYLAVGFALTAMLTVLYGNVSALGGAVTGIIGALPKDAGVAFVNNFKGLSMIGIAIVGAFLSVLHFKNSQKVTMVAPSNAESGEIEDDEL, encoded by the coding sequence ATTATGCAATGGTGGCAAATATTACTTCTAACGCTCTACTCTGCTTACCAGATTTGTGATGAGTTGACAATTGTATCGTCAGCAGGTTCACCGATTTTTGCGGGTTTTATCACCGGTTTGGTTATGGGAGACATGGCAACAGGGTTGGCGATTGGTGCTTCTCTCCAGTTACTGGTATTGGGAGTTGGGACTTTCGGAGGAGCTTCTCGCATAGATGCGACTTCTGGTGCGGTATTGGCAACAGCATTTTCGGTATCACAAGGAATTAACCCTGAACTTGCGATTGCAACAATTGGCGTACCGGTGGCGGGACTATTGGTTTATACAGATATTCTTGGTCGTTTTACAACCACATTCTTTGCACATCGTGTAGACGCGGCTATTGAACGTTTTGACTATGCTAGTATTGAACGTAACTACCTTCTTGGTGCGATTCCTTGGGCTCTGTCTCGTGCCCTTCCAGTCTTTCTAGCTCTCCAATTTGGTGGTGGGCTTGTTGAAACCCTTGTTGCTACAATTGAGCAACCGGATTATAAATGGATTGCGGCAGGCTTAACTCTTGCATCTCGTATGCTTCCAGGTCTTGGTTTTGCAATCTTGTTGCACTACCTTCCTCTTAAACGTAATCTTCATTACTTGGCTGTTGGTTTTGCCCTCACGGCTATGTTGACGGTGCTTTATGGTAATGTTTCAGCCTTGGGAGGTGCAGTTACTGGTATTATTGGTGCTCTCCCTAAGGATGCAGGTGTCGCGTTTGTGAACAACTTCAAAGGTCTATCAATGATTGGTATTGCCATTGTTGGAGCCTTTCTTTCAGTACTTCATTTTAAAAATAGTCAAAAAGTAACTATGGTAGCTCCATCAAATGCAGAAAGTGGGGAAATTGAAGATGACGAACTCTAA
- the recX gene encoding recombination regulator RecX, giving the protein MRITKIEKKKRFYLLELDSQENLYITEDTIVRFMLSRGKEISEKELVAIRDFAQFSYGKNLALYFLSFKQRTKKEVTDYLRKYEVDEVKSARILQVLEEEKWIDDRQYVESYLRQNVLSGDKGPALIHQKLVAKGISKNMIETELAGFDFSDLAKRVAEKLVRRYQDRLPFRALQDKLIQGLMNKGFSYELAKSTVGMLAISSDEEMEDELIAKELDKQYRKYSRKYDGYELEQRLIQVLARKGYDFDRIRTVLRDYL; this is encoded by the coding sequence ATGAGAATTACAAAAATTGAAAAGAAGAAGCGGTTTTATTTACTAGAATTAGATAGTCAAGAAAATCTGTACATTACAGAAGATACCATTGTCCGTTTTATGCTTAGTAGAGGAAAGGAAATTTCTGAGAAAGAATTGGTAGCTATTCGTGATTTTGCTCAGTTTTCCTATGGTAAAAACTTAGCTCTTTATTTTTTATCCTTCAAACAGAGGACCAAAAAAGAGGTGACCGATTACCTGAGAAAGTATGAGGTTGATGAGGTGAAGTCGGCTAGGATTTTACAGGTTTTAGAGGAAGAAAAATGGATTGATGATCGGCAATATGTTGAGTCTTATCTGAGACAAAATGTTTTGTCTGGCGATAAGGGACCGGCTCTTATCCATCAGAAATTGGTAGCTAAGGGAATTTCAAAAAATATGATTGAGACTGAATTAGCTGGTTTTGATTTTTCAGACCTGGCTAAAAGAGTTGCTGAAAAGTTGGTTCGCAGGTATCAGGATCGGCTTCCTTTTCGTGCTTTACAGGATAAGCTTATTCAAGGATTGATGAATAAGGGATTTTCTTATGAACTTGCTAAGTCAACAGTGGGAATGTTAGCTATTTCATCGGATGAGGAAATGGAAGATGAACTGATTGCCAAGGAATTGGATAAGCAGTATCGAAAGTACAGTCGAAAATATGATGGTTATGAACTGGAACAGCGTCTCATACAAGTTTTAGCTAGAAAAGGATATGATTTTGATCGCATTCGGACAGTACTTCGCGATTATCTGTGA
- the rlmD gene encoding 23S rRNA (uracil(1939)-C(5))-methyltransferase RlmD, with product MNLQVNQRIPLKIKRMGINGEGIGFYQKTLVFVPGALKGEEVYCQITSVKQNFVQAKLLNISKHSKFRVTPACGLYETCGGCQIMHLRYDKQLDFKQDLLLQALKKFKPTGYENYTIHPTIGMTKPSHYRAKLQFQTRSFKGRVRAGLYAENSHHLVEITECLVQDQETQKIINCVADLLTKHRIPIYNERKEQGIRTVMVRKARQTGQTQIIFVTSCQVNLTHLITELIKRFPIIVTVALNWNKQKTSDIYGEKTEILWGNQTIEEAVLDYEFSLSPRAFYQLNPQQTQVLYSEAVKALNIEGNEHLIDAYCGVGTIGFAFAKKVKSIRGMDIIPEAIEDARKNAQKLGLTNTHYETGKAEDIIPKWYAQGYRADALVVDPPRTGLDPKLLQTILKYKPAKMVYVSCNVSTLARDLVELSKVYTVDYIQSVDMFPHTARTEAVVKLTRK from the coding sequence ATGAATCTACAAGTCAATCAACGAATTCCTTTAAAAATAAAGCGAATGGGAATCAATGGAGAAGGCATTGGCTTCTACCAAAAGACACTTGTCTTTGTCCCTGGAGCTCTAAAAGGCGAAGAAGTATACTGCCAAATCACCTCCGTCAAACAAAATTTTGTCCAAGCAAAGTTACTTAACATCAGTAAACATTCTAAATTTCGAGTCACTCCCGCCTGTGGTCTGTACGAAACATGTGGCGGTTGCCAAATTATGCACCTTCGCTATGATAAACAGTTGGACTTCAAGCAAGATTTACTGCTTCAAGCACTGAAAAAATTTAAACCTACAGGATACGAAAACTATACCATCCATCCAACAATTGGTATGACGAAGCCTAGCCACTACCGAGCTAAGTTACAATTCCAAACCCGATCCTTTAAAGGACGAGTCAGAGCAGGACTTTACGCTGAAAATTCTCACCACCTGGTTGAAATTACAGAATGTCTCGTACAAGATCAAGAAACACAAAAAATTATTAACTGCGTAGCCGACTTATTAACCAAACACCGGATTCCTATCTATAATGAGCGCAAAGAGCAGGGTATCCGAACTGTTATGGTCCGAAAAGCGCGCCAAACAGGACAGACCCAGATTATTTTTGTTACATCTTGTCAGGTCAATCTCACACATCTAATTACAGAACTAATCAAGCGATTTCCAATTATTGTGACAGTCGCACTCAACTGGAACAAGCAAAAGACCAGCGACATTTATGGCGAAAAAACTGAGATTCTCTGGGGAAACCAAACTATTGAAGAAGCTGTTTTAGACTATGAATTTTCACTATCTCCACGAGCATTCTATCAGTTAAATCCCCAGCAAACCCAGGTTCTCTATAGCGAAGCTGTAAAGGCACTCAACATTGAGGGCAATGAACATTTGATTGATGCTTACTGCGGTGTCGGAACCATCGGCTTTGCTTTCGCAAAAAAAGTAAAATCTATCCGCGGGATGGATATTATTCCTGAAGCCATCGAAGATGCAAGGAAAAATGCTCAAAAACTAGGACTGACCAACACTCACTACGAAACCGGCAAAGCCGAAGATATTATCCCAAAGTGGTATGCCCAAGGCTATCGTGCAGATGCGCTCGTTGTTGATCCGCCTCGGACAGGCTTAGACCCCAAACTGCTGCAAACCATTCTCAAATACAAACCAGCAAAAATGGTCTATGTCTCTTGTAACGTCTCAACCCTCGCTCGTGATCTGGTAGAACTAAGCAAAGTCTACACTGTTGACTACATCCAATCTGTTGACATGTTTCCTCACACAGCCAGGACCGAGGCTGTCGTGAAACTCACCCGTAAGTAA
- a CDS encoding PTS system mannose/fructose/N-acetylgalactosamine-transporter subunit IIB: MAIIATRIDGRLIHGQVANLWTTKLNISRIMVIDDAVAQNDIEKQGLKLACPPGVKLSVLPIEKAANNIREGKYDSQRLLIVARRPENFLRLIEYGVALPELNVGNMSQSPETRSVTRSINVVDKDIADFDALAARGVKLFAQMVPGDSPRDFMPLLDKVR, from the coding sequence ATGGCAATTATTGCTACACGTATTGATGGTCGTTTAATTCATGGTCAGGTTGCTAACTTGTGGACAACGAAATTAAATATTAGTCGTATCATGGTTATTGACGATGCGGTTGCTCAAAATGATATTGAAAAGCAAGGTTTGAAATTAGCTTGCCCACCGGGAGTAAAATTATCTGTTTTACCTATCGAAAAAGCAGCTAATAATATTAGGGAAGGCAAGTATGATAGTCAACGTCTCTTGATTGTTGCTCGTCGTCCAGAAAATTTTCTCCGCTTGATAGAGTACGGAGTGGCTCTTCCAGAATTGAATGTAGGAAATATGTCTCAATCTCCAGAGACTCGTTCAGTCACTCGTTCCATCAATGTCGTGGATAAAGATATTGCAGATTTTGATGCCTTGGCTGCTAGGGGTGTAAAATTATTTGCACAAATGGTACCAGGTGACTCACCCAGAGACTTTATGCCACTTTTGGATAAGGTTAGATAA